The following are encoded together in the Bombus affinis isolate iyBomAffi1 chromosome 6, iyBomAffi1.2, whole genome shotgun sequence genome:
- the LOC126918098 gene encoding separin, translated as MCINMDEIFQILHECHLNDGKCEKTSDIKETNFIEDVKRNIEKLFTEVQCNIGSVEYANLNKMLALCYLKIGNEFEAIFHLIESHAVILRQQILHRSVKTEMRESILNTQQSSGLKASYVGFNINDTNRVDNLKAKLFDLPKEWYMIQITGQYRSLGDIFKHNRTEPHAMHEMHITILPTGTKETEPFCITLPKPKLDSSYDICYEIQKLLSNNRSELEATYANNELYWKMRERQNISMKTAVQALEYRWLREWRILFIADPINKQDIVAATVQMIDKLISDNKNSKKITKRSKWLLRKVALSACFLTREEIARAVKYILPDYNKLADNIILSIFGKLPCLEELKNAIRKTLILVIDEHMDYIPFESMEILKCHPVTRFPSLHIAYALFKEHESTMENGCKIIYTKNDMGTCIVNPSGNLAKMEKRMRLFIEYWLPDWKSWYNVEPQEGIFEDALVNRDILMYNGHGNGIQYLPGERIERLRVRSIVLLFGCSSVKLLTVGGRYPPYGVPNQYLIASSPCVLGMLWEVTDADTDKMTTNFISNWIPSPLNRPWTDVDINMWCAGTLKFLKNCKSSQNVSTESEMLRAVAKSKDICSQYMTAAAIVVRGLPVKLI; from the exons ATGTGTATTAACATGGacgaaatttttcaaattttacatGAATGTCATTTAAATGATGGCAAGTGTGAAAAAACATCGGATATTAAAGAAACTAATTTCATAGAAGATGTGAAAAGGAATATCGAAAAATTATTCACAGAGGTACAATGTAACATAGGAAGTGTCGAATATGCAAATCTCAACAAAATGTTGGCACTTTGTTATTTAAAG ATTGGTAATGAATTTGAAgctatatttcatttaattgaGTCACATGCAGTGATACTTCGTCAACAAATATTGCATAGAAGTGTGAAAACAGAAATGCGTGAATCAATCTTAAATACACAACAATCTTCTGGACTTAAAGCTTCTTATGTTGGATTTAATATAAATGATACAAATAGAGTTGATAATTTAAAGGCAAAACTTTTTGATCTACCCAaag AATGGTATATGATTCAAATCACTGGACAGTATAGGTCTCTAGGAGATATATTTAAACATAATAGAACTGAACCACATGCAATGCATGAAATGCATATTACCATATTGCCAACAGGGACCAAAGAAACAGAACCCTTCTGTATAACATTACCAAAACCAAAGTTAGATTCTTCGTACGATATCTGTTATGAAATTCAGAAATTACTTTCTAATAATAGGTCTGAATTAGAAGCTACTTATGCGAATAATGAATTATATTGGAAAATGAGAGAAAGGCAAAATATAAGTATGAag ACTGCTGTTCAAGCATTAGAGTATAGATGGTTACGAGAGTGGAGAATCTTATTTATAGCAGATCCAATAAATAAACAGGACATAGTAGCAGCTACTGTACAAATGATTGATAAACTAATATCTGATAACAAAAATTC AAAAAAGATAACAAAAAGATCTAAGTGGTTGTTAAGAAAAGTAGCATTATCAGCATGTTTTCTCACAAGAGAAGAAATAGCACGTGCGGTAAAATATATACTTCCTGATTATAATAAGCTGGCAGATAACATAATACTATCCATATTTGGGAAACTACCTTGTctagaagaattaaaaaatgcaattaGAAAAACATTAATTTTAGTCATTGATGAA CATATGGATTATATACCATTTGAATCTATGGAAATTTTAAAATGTCACCCTGTTACTCGTTTTCCATCATTGCACATTGCATATGCTTTATTTAAAGAGCATGAAAGTACAATGGAGAATGgctgtaaaataatttatacaaaAAATGATATGGGTACATGTATAGTCAATCCTTCTGGTAACTTGGCTAAAATGGAAAAACGTATGAGGTTGTTCATTGAATATTGGTTACCAGATTGGAAAAGTTGGTATAATGTTGAGCCAcaagaaggaatttttgaagatGCATTAGTTAACCGTGATATATTAAT gTATAATGGTCATGGCAATGGAATACAATACTTGCCAGGAGAACGCATAGAAAGACTCAGAGTAAGAtcaattgttttattatttggTTGTAGTAGTGTAAAATTACTTACAGTAGGAGGACGTTATCCACCATATGGAGTCCCAAATCAGTATTTAATAGCTAGcag cCCTTGTGTGCTCGGTATGTTGTGGGAAGTTACGGACGCTGATACTGATAAAATGACAACGAATTTCATTAGTAATTGGATTCCATCTCCATTAAATAGACCATGGACTGATGTTGACATTAATATGTGGTGTGCGGGTACACTAA aatttctaaaaaattgtaaaagctCCCAAAATGTGTCTACAGAATCTGAAATGTTGAGAGCAGTAGCAAAATCTAAAGACATCTGTTCTCAATATATGACCGCGGCTGCAATAGTAGTACGAGGACTACCGGTAAAGCTCATTTAA
- the LOC126918103 gene encoding UDP-N-acetylhexosamine pyrophosphorylase — MESLKKKLIECNQEHLLKFWDQLSDKERENLYQDISELDLADVTSYFVNAVHASSSMQNMLDDKVTPIPKENIASLKITDKEQLRVYEKLGLQEIADGKVAVLLMAGGQGTRLGVSYPKGMYNVGLPSGKSLFQLQAERILRLQNMAKKECGKDGEIKWYILTSEATHETTVSFLQKHNYFDLKEKNVKAFKQGMLPCFTLDGKIILDKKYKISKAPDGNGGLYRALKVQGILDDMKQHGIHSVHVHSVDNILIKVADPIFIGYCLSSCTDCGVKVIEKSSPNESVGVVCKVDGIYKVVEYSEISKETAELRSDDGQLIYNAANICNHYFTVDFLHDVAINHEKEMVLHAAKKKIPYIDENGNRIEPKSPNGFKIEKFVFDVFEFAKQLSVWEGIREEDFSPLKNADSVGQDCPSTARNDVLKIHKKWLLNAGATSVANDVEISPLLSYAGENLNHIMGLSLEGPCVLE, encoded by the exons ATGGAGTCTCTTAAGAAGAAGCTGATAGAATGCAATCAGGAACATCTGTTAAAATTTTGGGACCAATTGTCAGATAAGGAGAGAGAGAATCTTTATCAAGATATATCTGAATTAGACCTGGCAGATGTAACATCATACTTTGTCAATGCAGTACATGCATCGAGTAGTATGCAGAATATGTTGGATGACAAGGTGACTCCGATTCCTAAAGAAAATATTGCGTCATTGAAAATCACAGATAAAGAGCAATTAAGAGTATATGAAAAATTGGGACTGCAAGAAATAGCAGATGGAAAAGTAGCTGTATTGTTAATGGCTGGTGGCCAGGGTACTAGGCTAGGTGTATCTTATCCTAAGGGTATGTACAATGTGGGTCTACCTTCTGGAAAATCTCTCTTCCAACTGCAGGCAGAAAGAATACTTCGTTTACAAAATATGGCAAAAAAAGAATGTGGAAAAGATGGAGAAATTAAATG GTACATATTAACTAGTGAAGCTACTCATGAAACAACTGTATCTTTCCTACAAAAACATAATTATTTTGATCTGAAAGAAAAGAATGTTAAAGCCTTTAAACAAGGTATGCTTCCATGTTTTACACTGGATGGAAAAATCATTTtggataaaaaatataaaatttcgaaGGCACCTGATGGAAATGGAGGATTGTATCGAGCTCTAAAGGTGCAAGGAATATTAGATGATATGAAACAACATGGAATTCACAGTGTTCATGTTCATTCGGTTGATAATATCTTGATAAAAGTGGCAGATCCCATTTTTATAGGATACTGCTTATCTTCATGCACTGATTGTGGAGTTAAAGTTATAGAAAAATCTTCTCCGAATGAGTCAGTAGGAGTTGTGTGTAAA GTCGATGGTATCTACAAAGTTGTAGAGTATAGTGAAATTTCAAAAGAGACTGCTGAATTGCGTTCAGATGATGGACAATTAATATATAATGCGGCAAATATATGTAATCACTATTTCACCGTAGATTTTCTGCATGATGTTGCTATAAATCATGAAAAGGAAATGGTACTTCATGCtgctaaaaaaaaaattccGTATATCGACGAAAATGGAAATCGAATTGAACCCAAATCTCCGAATGGTTTTAAAATCGAGAAATTCGTATTTGACGTATTCGAATTCGCGAAACAATTATCAGTTTGGGAAGGAATTCGCGAAGAAGATTTTAGTCCTCTAAAAAATGCGGATTCCGTTGGCCAAGATTGTCCAAGTACCGCGCGAAACGATGTacttaaaatacataaaaagtgGCTGTTAAATGCTGGAGCTACATCTGTAGCAAATGATGTagaaatatctcctctattatCTTATGCGGGAGAAAATTTAAATCACATAATGGGGCTATCATTAGAAGGACCGTGTGTATTGGaataa
- the LOC126918122 gene encoding ADP-ribosylation factor 6, whose protein sequence is MGKLLSKIFGNKEMRILMLGLDAAGKTTILYKLKLGQSVTTIPTVGFNVETVTYKNVKFNVWDVGGQDKIRPLWRHYYTGTQGLIFVVDCADRDRIDEARQELHRIINDREMRDAIILIFANKQDLPDAMKPHEIQEKLGLTRIRDRNWYVQPSCATTGDGLYEGLTWLTSNHKL, encoded by the exons ATGGGCAAGTTGTTGTCAAAAATCTTTGGCAACAAGGAGATGCGAATCCTTATGCTAGGATTGGATGCTGCTGGGAAAACTA CGATACTATATAAACTTAAACTAGGACAGTCTGTAACAACTATACCAACTGTAGGATTCAATGTAGAGACAGTTACCTATAAAAATGTTAAGTTCAATGTTTGG GATGTTGGTGGACAAGATAAAATACGTCCACTTTGGCGTCATTATTATACTGGAACACAAGGACTTATTTTCGTAGTAGATTGTGCTGACAGAGATCGAATAGATGAAGCCCGTCAGGAGCTTCATCGAATTATAAATGATAGAGAAATGCGAGATGCTATTATTTTAATCTTTGCAAATAAACAAGATCTTCCAGATG cAATGAAACCACATGAAATACAAGAAAAACTGGGTTTAACTAGGATACGGGATAGAAATTGGTATGTGCAGCCATCATGTGCCACAACTGGAGATGGGCTTTATGAAGGCCTTACATGGTTGACCAGTAATCATAAATTATga
- the LOC126918089 gene encoding syndetin has protein sequence MEDLKCKFFGLINKQNTTKIPLMGLHPDLLNPSESQKSDDIQSEADQSTESEPIPDQDILESIEEIYFNTDHNFDPCRHELEKLPKVLQSKEIEKCYKKLKQQHQVVSKKVLQLILQKQNACNKEFEKILLIQEQLQDVLEICRMGRADLKLAERQFTTASLGILANYQKRQIVEELLNNLNTIKTLQRTGDRLQELLNEKNYPRAISLLLECQSAAQTYKHFHCIAALNGKLQDILEQAEEALDVTLSKMCTQFDVTIYTSIQEAYTLLGKTQSAMDQLHMHFTAAIHNTAFAAVHSYAGGDTKRQYKQLCQSVPRESCIICLTELCKSLWTILSSYYLVVNWHNTQENKIKLKADVKDLEETFSKQYVKHKLENSMIRIWHDVEMKISIFLMNADLTYIKFEQFVQVLGIVNRLMEIGEELCGFKSENLQESIRKQSLSYFSHYHASRLDELRIFLENDGWELCPVKSNFVATQLQEFKSLKPSLNSCKVWNNFDNSNVGENDSPISIEWIQKYLEGGSSPFSIGLDDTMDEDILISNEDNPPEYFSDESDDDIPDELKHEYVDDSDHVKTNKKKCKLKQSGPMVTNTTLSILRVCGKYLQMSRLLRSIAVTVIQSMIQFYELCFYTVHLFFTSDLQINSDSLYSPKLKLSLARIKENLIICENDTEDNIKLNSDKVRQPQLSSIVNLSQPEKLHGLTERVVGVESLIFLGRQYESLKPYLEHLIGASPQRGFLHQFYMQTIASSTDLRKPVYMAVASRAFDVSNILNLMNKVNWEVTDVMSQHSGYIDALLQEIYILSERLKNIGSCLPLADDVYNAVWENVAHLITHTLVEGFSNAKKCSNGGRALMQLDFTQLKSKFESLTSLRPMPHREYVELYIKAYYLPENSLEEWIREHKEYSVKHLIGIVSSACQNNKKTRQRLIAFIEEQRPSR, from the exons ATGGAGGActtaaaatgtaaatttttcgGTCTTATTAACAAGCAG AATACAACCAAAATTCCATTAATGGGTTTACATCCAGATCTACTTAATCCGTCAGAATCACAGAAATCAGATGATATACAATCAGAAGCTGACCAATCAACAGAAAGTGAACCTATCCCTGATCAAGACATATTAGAATCTATAGAAGAGATTTATTTTAATACAGACCATAATTTTGATCCTTGTAGACACGAATTGGAGAAGTTACCAAAGGTGTTGCaatctaaagaaattgaaaaatgttaCAAGAAACTGAAACAGCAACATCAAGTAGTTTCTAAGAAAGTTCTACAACTTATATTACAAAAGCAGAATGCTTGTAACAAAGAGTTTGAAAAAATTTTACTGATACAAGAACAATTACAGGATGTGTTAGAAATTTGCAGAATGGGAAGAGCAGATTTAAAATTAGCTGAAAGGCAATTTACTACAGCTAGTTTAGGAATATTAGCAAATTATCAAAAAAGGCAGATCGTAGAAGAATTattgaataatttaaatacTATCAAGACATTG CAACGTACAGGAGATAGACTACAGGagttattaaatgaaaaaaattatcCCAGAGCAATCTCGTTACTTTTAGAATGTCAAAGTGCTGCACAGACatataaacatttccattgtattgCTGCTTTAAATGGAAAATTACAGGATATTTTAGAACAAGCAGAGGAAGCCTTGGATGTTACACTATCAAAGATGTGCACGCAATTcgatgtaacaatatatacgtCTATTCAAGAAGCTTATACTTTATTAGGAAAAACTCAATCTGCGATGGATCAATTGCATATGCATTTTACTGCTGCAATTCACAATACTGCTTTTGCAGCTGTTCATTCGTATGCGGGCGGAGATACAAAGAGACAATATAAACAACTTTGTCAATCAGTACCCCGGGAAAGTTGCATTATTTGTCTAACAGAATTGTGTAAATCATTATGGACAATATTAAGCTCTTATTATTTGGTAGTAAATTGGCATAACAcacaagaaaataaaattaaacttaAAGCTGATGTAAAAGATTTAGAAGAGACTTTTAGCAAACAATATGTGAAGCATAAATTAGAAAACAGTATGATTCGTATATGGCATGACGTTGAAATgaaaatttcgatatttttaatgAACGCTGATTTAACTTACATTAAATTTGAGCAATTTGTTCAAGTTTTAGGTATAGTTAACAG ATTAATGGAAATTGGGGAGGAGTTATGTGGTTTTAAGTCAGAAAATCTGCAAGAATCTATAAGGAAGCAATCATTGTCATATTTTTCTCATTATCACGCATCAAGACTAGATGAACTCAGGATATTTTTAGAAAACGATGGGTGGGAATTGTGCCCTGTGAAATCGAATTTTGTGGCAACTCAGTTACAGGAATTTAAGAGTTTAAAACCATCGCTAAACAGTTGTAAAGTATGGAACAATTTTGATAACTCTAACGTTGGTGAAAATGATAGCCCTATAAGTATAGAATGGATCCAGAAATATTTAGAAGGGGGGTCATCGCCATTCTCTATTGGTCTAGATGATACCATGGACGAAGATATTTTGATAAGTAATGAA GATAATCCTCCAGAATATTTTTCGGATGAATCGGACGATGATATCCCTGATGAATTAAAACACGAATACGTTGATGATTCAGATCAtgttaaaacaaataaaaaaaagtgtAAACTAAAACAATCAGGGCCCATGGTTACAAACACAACACTAAGTATATTGCGCGTTTGTGGAAAGTATTTGCAAATGTCTAGATTATTACGATCAATCGCAGTTACGGTTATACAAAGTATGATACAGTTTTACGAGTTATGTTTTTATACTGTACATTTATTCTTTACTTCAGATTTG CAAATAAATAGTGATTCTTTATATAGTCCAAAACTGAAACTATCTCTAGCAAGAATTAAGGAGAATTTAATCATTTGTGAAAATGATACGGAagataacattaaattaaattcCGATAAAGTACGACAGCCGCAGCTCTCCTCCATTGTAAATTTATCGCAACCGGAAAAGCTTCACGGTCTGACTGAACGTGTCGTAGGAGTGGAATCTCTAATATTTTTAGGTCGGCAATACGAAAGTTTGAAACCATACTTGGAACATCTTATCGGTGCTAGCCCACAACGTGGTTTCCTTCACCAATTTTATATGCAAACAATAGCATCGAGCACGGATTTAAGGAAACCGGTATATATGGCGGTTGCATCTCGAGCATTTgatgtttcaaatattttaaatttaatgaataaAGTTAATTGGGAAGTGACTGACGTTATGTCTCAACATAGTGGATATATCGATGCATTACTTCAG gaaatatatatattaagtgAAAGATTGAAAAACATTGGAAGTTGTCTTCCTTTagcagacgatgtatataacgCTGTCTGGGAAAATGTGGCACATCTAATAACTCATACATTAGTAGAGGG ATTTTCTAATGCTAAAAAATGTTCGAATGGTGGTAGAGCACTAATGCAACTCGATTTTACTCAATTGAAATCGAAGTTTGAGTCCTTGACTTCTTTAAGGCCAATGCCTCACAGAGAATATGTTGAATTATATATTAAAGCTTACTATCTCCCTGAGAATAGTTTGGAAGAATGGATAAGGGAACACAAG GAATATTCTGTGAAACATTTAATTGGCATAGTTTCTTCAGCTtgtcaaaataataaaaaaactcgTCAGCGTTTAATTGCATTCATAGAAGAACAACGGCCTAGTAGATAG